Proteins encoded in a region of the Saccharothrix ecbatanensis genome:
- a CDS encoding carbohydrate ABC transporter permease, protein MSTLTARRPFGGRLLLYAFLVTLLLVFALPLLWALSSSFKSRADIFSYPPALLPNPAVLDNYRGLLEAQPFWSWFAISTVVAVISTVVSVLLCSLAGFAFAKYRFRGRNALFTIMFSSLAVPFAVIVVPLFIMVAKARLTEPYFALVVPWVAPAFGIFMMRQYTEQAVPDELLDAARIDGCTEFGLFRRVVLPLLRPALGALGVWSFLNSYNSLLWPLIVISEPEDYTLPMGIQALFGATGRQYDLVLAGSVLAAVPSLLVFFLLRKQLLEGLTAGAVKA, encoded by the coding sequence GTGAGCACCCTGACCGCACGCCGTCCGTTCGGCGGCCGACTGCTGCTCTACGCCTTCCTCGTCACGTTGCTGCTGGTCTTCGCGCTGCCACTGCTGTGGGCGTTGTCGTCGTCGTTCAAGAGCCGCGCCGACATCTTCTCCTACCCTCCCGCCCTGCTGCCGAACCCGGCCGTGCTGGACAACTACCGGGGTCTGCTGGAGGCGCAGCCGTTCTGGAGCTGGTTCGCCATCAGCACGGTCGTCGCCGTCATCTCCACGGTGGTCTCGGTGCTGCTGTGCTCGCTGGCCGGGTTCGCCTTCGCCAAGTACCGCTTCCGCGGCCGCAACGCCCTGTTCACGATCATGTTCAGCTCGCTGGCCGTGCCGTTCGCGGTGATCGTCGTGCCGCTGTTCATCATGGTCGCCAAGGCGCGGCTCACCGAGCCGTACTTCGCCCTCGTCGTCCCCTGGGTGGCGCCGGCGTTCGGGATCTTCATGATGCGCCAGTACACCGAGCAGGCAGTGCCCGACGAACTCCTCGACGCTGCCCGCATCGACGGCTGCACCGAGTTCGGCCTGTTCCGGCGTGTGGTGCTGCCCTTGCTTCGACCCGCGTTGGGCGCGTTGGGGGTGTGGTCGTTCCTCAACAGCTACAACAGCCTGCTGTGGCCGCTGATCGTGATCAGCGAACCGGAGGACTACACGCTCCCCATGGGCATCCAGGCGCTGTTCGGCGCCACCGGACGGCAGTACGACCTGGTGCTGGCGGGGTCCGTACTGGCCGCCGTGCCGAGCCTCCTGGTGTTCTTCCTGCTGCGCAAGCAGTTGCTGGAAGGTCTGACCGCCGGGGCGGTGAAGGCATGA
- a CDS encoding SigE family RNA polymerase sigma factor: MEFAEYVARQRPALMRFATILTCRTWLAEDLVSDVLGRAFERWERISVMAEPHAYVRRMVVNEYLSWRRRLTRTSPRAEVEPMVISDGADERAERDAMIGRLAGLPRKQRAAVVLRYYAGLSDREIATQLGCREPTVRSQIHRALNALRIDLAATAPNFQETS, encoded by the coding sequence ATGGAGTTCGCCGAGTACGTGGCAAGGCAGCGTCCCGCGCTGATGCGGTTCGCCACAATCCTGACCTGCCGGACGTGGCTGGCCGAGGACCTGGTGAGCGACGTGTTGGGCCGGGCGTTCGAGCGCTGGGAACGGATCTCGGTGATGGCCGAGCCGCACGCCTACGTGCGGCGGATGGTCGTCAACGAGTACCTGTCCTGGCGCAGAAGGCTGACCCGCACGTCTCCGCGCGCCGAGGTCGAACCGATGGTGATCTCCGACGGCGCGGACGAGCGGGCCGAGCGGGACGCGATGATCGGCCGCCTGGCCGGCCTGCCCAGGAAGCAGCGCGCGGCCGTGGTCCTGCGCTACTACGCGGGACTGTCCGACAGGGAGATCGCCACACAACTGGGGTGCCGGGAACCGACCGTGCGCAGCCAGATCCACCGGGCGCTCAACGCTCTGCGCATCGACCTCGCCGCCACCGCCCCCAACTTCCAGGAGACCTCATGA
- a CDS encoding beta-galactosidase has translation MLSLHAHDPGPPLVGHLPMGTAPDDARPVRVDSRALSRDGRPWLPVMGEFHFSRFPESLWRRELLLMRAGGIDLVATYLFWNHHEEVRGRLRFDGNRDVRRFVGLCAELGLAVSVRIGPWSHGECRNGGFPDWLSDVDCAPRTDDGAYLALVRPYYAAIAEQLAGLWWGDGGPVVAVQVENELYDQPGHLATLRALAEEVGIHAPLWTATGWGAARLPPDVVLPVYGGYPEAFWEDAFDGWAREVRRHYFPTPIRDDHAIGADLRTTAPQGSGSDDTRYPYATCEVGGGMAIAYHRRPLIPAADVSALALAKLASGSAWQGYYLYHGCSQRLDLTTTNQESHAGGYPNDLPVVDYDFQAPLGQYGQVRPSFAALRLQHLFLRDCGVDLAPAGLHLPDERPSSLDDRRTPRWSVRWSGGPAFLFVTNHQPHEQLPDHHDVRFEVALGDRTVRLPAEGVTIPSGASFAWPIGHRVGRVELAWASAMPVGRFTVDGVLTAVFVATAGITPQFAMPAGTRVEGAPVDGRGVVTVAIPGPGAVVTATTTDGEVARLLVLDEENGLRLQRVTVDGIDALVLCDEPLVVDGDTAWVETTADHLDVSFLPAPEQVAGEPHGAFTRVRLTVPRTSHEPVAEPVRAEPVRAEPVRAEAQAPPTRTGGPRHRASAPLEQDFEHAAVVRVDVPAEALHGDDEVLLVLDYTGDVARAYVGERLVADHFWHGPEWEIGLRRFADQVVEHGVEIKVLPRPPDSAVYVDHSVRARYKAALDTARVESVRLVRRARVELW, from the coding sequence ATGCTCTCGCTGCACGCCCACGATCCCGGTCCACCGCTGGTGGGACACCTGCCGATGGGCACGGCGCCTGACGACGCCAGACCCGTCCGGGTGGACAGCCGGGCGCTGAGCCGGGACGGACGCCCGTGGCTGCCCGTGATGGGCGAGTTCCACTTCAGCCGCTTCCCCGAATCACTGTGGCGGCGCGAGCTGCTGCTGATGAGGGCCGGTGGGATCGACCTCGTCGCCACCTACCTGTTCTGGAACCACCACGAGGAAGTCCGCGGGCGACTCCGTTTCGACGGCAACCGCGACGTGCGGCGCTTCGTGGGGCTGTGCGCCGAACTCGGCCTCGCCGTGTCGGTGCGCATCGGCCCGTGGTCGCACGGCGAGTGCCGCAACGGCGGGTTCCCGGACTGGCTGTCCGATGTGGACTGCGCACCGCGCACCGACGACGGCGCGTACTTGGCGCTGGTGCGGCCGTACTACGCGGCGATCGCCGAGCAGTTGGCCGGGCTGTGGTGGGGCGACGGCGGTCCCGTCGTCGCGGTGCAGGTGGAGAACGAGCTGTACGACCAGCCGGGTCACCTGGCCACGCTGCGCGCGCTCGCCGAAGAGGTGGGCATCCACGCACCCCTGTGGACGGCGACCGGCTGGGGCGCCGCACGACTCCCGCCCGACGTGGTCCTCCCCGTCTACGGCGGTTACCCCGAGGCGTTCTGGGAGGACGCCTTCGACGGGTGGGCGCGCGAGGTGCGGCGGCACTACTTCCCCACCCCGATCCGGGACGACCACGCCATCGGCGCCGACCTGCGCACCACCGCGCCGCAGGGCAGCGGCTCCGACGACACGCGCTACCCGTACGCGACGTGCGAGGTGGGCGGCGGCATGGCCATCGCCTACCACCGGAGGCCGCTGATCCCGGCGGCCGACGTGTCGGCCCTGGCGCTGGCCAAGCTGGCGAGCGGGTCGGCGTGGCAGGGCTACTACCTCTACCACGGCTGCTCCCAACGGCTGGACCTCACGACCACCAACCAGGAGTCGCACGCCGGCGGCTACCCCAACGACCTCCCCGTGGTGGACTACGACTTCCAGGCGCCGCTGGGCCAGTACGGGCAGGTGCGGCCGTCGTTCGCGGCGCTGCGGCTCCAGCACCTGTTCCTGCGCGACTGCGGCGTCGACCTCGCCCCCGCCGGACTGCACCTGCCCGACGAGCGGCCGTCGAGCCTGGACGACCGGCGCACTCCGCGCTGGTCGGTGCGGTGGAGCGGAGGCCCGGCGTTCCTGTTCGTCACCAACCACCAACCGCACGAGCAGCTGCCCGACCACCACGACGTGCGCTTCGAGGTGGCGCTCGGCGACCGGACCGTGCGGCTGCCCGCCGAGGGCGTGACGATCCCGTCCGGGGCCTCCTTCGCCTGGCCGATCGGTCACCGCGTCGGCCGGGTCGAACTGGCCTGGGCCAGCGCGATGCCGGTGGGCCGGTTCACCGTGGACGGCGTGCTCACGGCCGTGTTCGTCGCCACCGCGGGCATCACACCGCAGTTCGCCATGCCTGCGGGGACGCGGGTGGAAGGGGCTCCGGTCGACGGTCGGGGCGTCGTCACCGTCGCCATTCCCGGGCCGGGCGCCGTGGTCACCGCCACCACCACCGACGGCGAGGTGGCGCGACTGCTGGTGCTGGACGAGGAGAACGGCCTGCGGTTGCAACGCGTCACCGTGGACGGGATCGACGCGCTGGTGCTCTGCGACGAACCCCTGGTGGTGGACGGGGACACGGCCTGGGTGGAGACGACGGCGGACCACCTCGACGTGTCGTTCCTGCCCGCGCCGGAGCAGGTCGCCGGGGAACCGCACGGCGCGTTCACGCGGGTCCGCCTCACCGTGCCGCGGACCTCGCACGAACCGGTGGCCGAACCGGTGCGCGCCGAACCGGTGCGCGCCGAACCGGTGCGCGCCGAGGCGCAGGCACCGCCGACCCGGACCGGCGGTCCCCGGCACCGGGCCTCGGCGCCGCTGGAGCAGGACTTCGAGCACGCCGCCGTCGTCCGCGTCGACGTGCCCGCCGAAGCGCTGCACGGCGACGACGAAGTGCTGCTGGTGCTCGACTACACCGGGGACGTGGCCCGCGCGTACGTCGGGGAACGGCTCGTGGCCGACCACTTCTGGCACGGCCCCGAGTGGGAGATCGGCCTGCGCCGCTTCGCCGACCAGGTGGTGGAGCACGGCGTCGAGATCAAGGTCCTGCCCCGTCCACCGGACAGCGCCGTGTACGTGGACCACTCGGTGCGCGCCCGGTACAAGGCCGCGCTGGACACCGCACGGGTCGAATCGGTCCGGTTGGTGCGCCGCGCCCGGGTGGAGCTGTGGTGA
- a CDS encoding RICIN domain-containing protein: protein MIRRRKGLLAAALALATASVLAPVSGTGAQAASGSLRSGNHELVLTTGPTTQSVVVRDVASGASVLAEQQPMQVIVKNGETPTDANGQYASVVLEGTRLVGAGDVRSRNGSVFRFRDSYEAAPGGGFSVTRTVAVVTANAADQGFNSRFTIGAAAPRPLQDYQFLAPGVMYDRNRTVPAGALGSNLNDNYLYFREMRMPLPFVMMHDPGSGLDVSLAHQNPRAASPVDEGSGAWLVNGGITHAALGAQRVPSSKLAIVYPGMEGEKNYVNRGAAWVRRSNPVTVGHTQSYQFRIRAHKTADFGAAVRDSWRYHWDMSNPEITKVPVQQVYRSSVDVLASYQGNWGGAPGLPFSVWMDGNVREVSYQMGFVGQQIPAAYLMLRDGLLNNRPDHATKGRQILDFWAANSSAPSGLPRTWYDVNPPGWRSFYPTYLRIATDGLEGVLKAARFMRGRGTPVASWESYARRFGDWLVANQNADGSYYRSYNLAGTAPDNQAKYNTHNAIPFLMELTAYTGDTRYRTAALRAAEFAWQTVHLPSAYVGGTPDNPNVTDKEAASLALRAFLSAYDHTRDQRWLQAAQRAADFAETWQFAWNYSVASSRPAYAKYGVRGQSVIATGHSAMDTWQSGMLFDFYRLYRATNDNHYLQQARLLANNTKLTTQYPGNPLGYGRDGLVEEAIGLADLRYGGVDLWLPWNSVAHAESLAMLQDTYGNMDIDVLSGNPVPDPTVKRIRNQHSNLCLDDYNAVTTPGAEVRQWTCNGLPVQDWTLTPVGDGYYEVRNGHSDLCLDNKDFATAPGAVVHQWTCNNLPVQHWRLTTTSGVTTLVNRHSGLCLDNYNWGTAPGAEVRQWTCNGLTAQDWSIA, encoded by the coding sequence ATGATCCGCAGAAGGAAGGGCTTACTCGCCGCTGCCTTGGCCTTGGCGACTGCCTCGGTGCTGGCGCCGGTGAGCGGCACCGGTGCGCAGGCCGCCTCGGGTTCGTTGCGCTCCGGGAACCACGAGCTGGTGCTCACCACCGGCCCGACCACTCAATCGGTGGTGGTGCGGGACGTGGCCAGTGGCGCGTCGGTGCTGGCCGAGCAGCAGCCGATGCAGGTGATCGTCAAGAACGGCGAGACGCCCACGGACGCCAACGGGCAGTACGCGTCGGTCGTGCTGGAAGGCACGCGGTTGGTCGGCGCCGGTGACGTGCGCAGCCGCAACGGCAGCGTGTTCAGGTTCAGGGACAGCTACGAGGCCGCGCCGGGCGGTGGGTTCAGTGTGACCCGGACCGTCGCGGTGGTCACCGCCAACGCGGCCGACCAGGGCTTCAACTCCCGGTTCACGATCGGTGCCGCGGCTCCGCGACCGTTGCAGGACTACCAGTTCCTGGCGCCGGGGGTGATGTACGACCGCAACCGCACCGTGCCGGCGGGGGCGTTGGGCAGCAACCTCAACGACAACTACCTGTACTTCCGCGAGATGCGGATGCCGTTGCCGTTCGTGATGATGCACGACCCGGGCAGCGGTCTGGACGTGAGTCTCGCCCACCAGAACCCGCGTGCGGCGTCACCGGTGGACGAGGGCAGCGGGGCCTGGTTGGTCAACGGCGGGATCACGCACGCCGCGTTGGGCGCGCAGCGGGTCCCGTCGAGCAAGCTGGCGATCGTCTACCCCGGTATGGAGGGGGAGAAGAACTACGTCAACCGGGGCGCGGCGTGGGTGCGGCGCAGCAACCCGGTGACGGTCGGGCACACGCAGAGCTACCAGTTCCGCATCCGGGCGCACAAGACCGCGGACTTCGGCGCGGCGGTGCGCGATTCGTGGCGCTACCACTGGGACATGAGCAACCCGGAGATCACCAAGGTCCCGGTCCAGCAGGTCTACCGGTCCTCTGTGGACGTGCTGGCGTCGTACCAGGGGAATTGGGGTGGGGCGCCGGGGTTGCCGTTCAGCGTGTGGATGGACGGCAACGTGCGCGAGGTCAGTTATCAGATGGGGTTCGTCGGTCAGCAGATACCGGCGGCCTACCTGATGCTGCGCGACGGGCTGCTCAACAACCGCCCGGACCACGCGACCAAGGGGCGGCAGATCCTGGACTTCTGGGCGGCGAACTCGTCGGCGCCGTCGGGTCTGCCCAGGACGTGGTACGACGTGAACCCGCCGGGGTGGCGCAGCTTCTACCCGACCTACCTGCGCATCGCCACCGATGGCTTGGAGGGCGTCCTCAAGGCCGCCCGGTTCATGCGAGGCCGCGGCACGCCGGTCGCGTCCTGGGAGTCCTACGCCCGCCGCTTCGGCGACTGGCTGGTCGCCAACCAGAACGCGGACGGGTCCTACTACCGGTCGTACAACCTCGCGGGCACCGCGCCGGACAACCAGGCCAAGTACAACACCCACAACGCGATCCCGTTCCTGATGGAGCTGACCGCCTACACCGGTGACACCCGGTACCGCACGGCGGCGTTGCGGGCGGCGGAGTTCGCGTGGCAGACCGTGCACCTGCCCTCGGCCTACGTGGGTGGCACGCCGGACAACCCGAACGTGACCGACAAGGAGGCCGCCTCGCTGGCGTTGCGGGCGTTCCTGTCGGCCTACGACCACACCCGCGACCAGCGGTGGTTGCAGGCGGCGCAGCGGGCCGCGGACTTCGCCGAGACCTGGCAGTTCGCCTGGAACTACTCGGTGGCCTCCAGCCGCCCGGCCTACGCGAAGTACGGCGTGCGGGGCCAGAGCGTCATCGCGACCGGGCACTCGGCGATGGACACCTGGCAGTCCGGGATGCTGTTCGACTTCTACCGCCTCTACCGTGCCACCAACGACAACCACTACCTGCAACAGGCACGGCTGCTCGCCAACAACACCAAGCTGACCACCCAGTACCCCGGCAACCCGCTCGGCTACGGCCGGGACGGCCTGGTGGAGGAGGCCATCGGCCTGGCCGACCTGCGCTACGGCGGGGTCGACCTCTGGCTGCCGTGGAACTCCGTCGCGCACGCCGAATCCCTGGCGATGTTGCAGGACACCTACGGCAACATGGACATCGACGTCCTGTCGGGCAACCCGGTGCCCGACCCCACGGTGAAGCGCATCCGCAACCAGCACAGCAACCTCTGCCTGGACGACTACAACGCCGTCACCACACCAGGCGCCGAGGTCCGGCAGTGGACCTGCAACGGCCTGCCCGTCCAGGACTGGACCCTGACCCCGGTCGGTGATGGCTACTACGAGGTCCGCAACGGCCACAGCGACCTGTGCCTGGACAACAAGGACTTCGCGACCGCGCCCGGAGCCGTGGTCCACCAGTGGACGTGCAACAACCTGCCCGTCCAGCACTGGCGGCTGACCACCACCAGCGGCGTCACCACCCTGGTCAACCGGCACAGCGGTCTCTGCCTGGACAACTACAACTGGGGCACCGCACCAGGCGCCGAGGTCCGGCAGTGGACCTGCAACGGCCTCACCGCGCAGGACTGGAGCATTGCCTAA
- a CDS encoding carbohydrate ABC transporter permease, whose product MSTPTLERERAKPGAPPPAPGSWWSRHQREAAPYAFISPFFVLFGLFMAVPILVGLYLSCTEWAGLGTPKWVGLRNYTDLLTDASFWTSMGNTALYVVFTLLVVVPAALLIAQALNARGLRGRDVFRLAFFMPVVISPIVITLVFGLFFDTEFGIVNGALKAVFGFGGIDWTGDPTWAKVAVVVLVLWRWTGYLTVFFLAGLQNVPRELYEAAAIDGAGPVRRFTDVTLPALKPVTAFVAVTVLVSTAQIFEEPFLLTRGGPGEATLSVAMFVYRAGFERQQLGYAAAAGVVLFIVVVSVGLLANRLLGVGRDHR is encoded by the coding sequence ATGAGCACCCCGACCCTCGAACGTGAGCGGGCCAAGCCCGGCGCCCCGCCACCCGCGCCGGGTTCGTGGTGGTCGCGCCACCAGCGCGAAGCGGCGCCGTACGCCTTCATCTCGCCGTTCTTCGTCCTGTTCGGCCTGTTCATGGCCGTGCCGATCCTCGTCGGCCTGTACCTGAGCTGCACCGAGTGGGCCGGGTTGGGCACGCCGAAGTGGGTCGGCCTGCGCAACTACACCGACCTGCTGACCGACGCGAGCTTCTGGACGTCGATGGGCAACACCGCGCTGTACGTGGTGTTCACGCTGCTGGTCGTGGTCCCCGCGGCGCTGCTGATCGCCCAGGCCCTCAACGCCCGCGGCCTGCGCGGGCGGGACGTGTTCAGGCTGGCGTTCTTCATGCCGGTGGTCATCTCCCCCATCGTGATCACGCTGGTGTTCGGCCTGTTCTTCGACACCGAGTTCGGCATCGTCAACGGCGCGCTCAAGGCGGTGTTCGGGTTCGGCGGCATCGACTGGACCGGCGACCCGACGTGGGCCAAGGTCGCCGTCGTCGTCCTCGTGCTGTGGCGCTGGACCGGCTACCTGACCGTGTTCTTCCTGGCGGGGCTCCAGAACGTGCCGCGCGAGCTGTACGAGGCCGCCGCCATCGACGGCGCGGGACCGGTGCGCCGGTTCACCGACGTCACCCTGCCCGCGCTCAAGCCGGTGACCGCGTTCGTCGCGGTGACGGTGCTGGTCAGCACCGCGCAGATCTTCGAGGAACCGTTCCTGCTCACCCGGGGAGGGCCGGGCGAGGCGACGCTGTCGGTGGCGATGTTCGTCTACCGCGCGGGCTTCGAGCGTCAGCAGCTCGGTTACGCCGCCGCGGCCGGTGTAGTGCTGTTCATCGTCGTCGTGAGCGTCGGGCTGCTGGCCAACCGCCTGCTCGGCGTGGGGAGGGACCACCGGTGA
- a CDS encoding cellulase-like family protein has product MTPEKLTITLWDFSWYTRTGPGEPFEDLDRAFAEAVERGYNTVRICAMPLLLGSGIDTSALRLGPLGGGYGSRVRWYNVGAPTTIDAHAHLLALFRAARRHGCFVILSSWEYQQSPLFALDRPWFDAITAIDPEDRAAALADALADLVDFLAEHGLDDRVVFTELHNEVQAGHLADGLDGDLVVALRPRLERGIARFKQRHPGHPVTVNYAGVPVGSMRGIPRTVDVAVFHPYVYGVLDELLDAFALRDTTRPFPQERAHRELLRPGAPDLDDWLPPQENRRRLDATIVGRREVYVHDWCDPDKWDAWLYDRYATHRTAMRQQLTTWIDAAADWAANADVPLVFGEGWIGYTPLHGAFEEGPVGAAFCRTAATEAARVGAWGSVVCSNAAPHHPMWHDVALQLECNALLTRS; this is encoded by the coding sequence ATGACTCCGGAGAAGCTGACCATCACGCTGTGGGACTTCTCCTGGTACACCCGCACCGGGCCGGGTGAGCCGTTCGAAGACCTCGACCGGGCGTTCGCCGAAGCGGTGGAGCGGGGCTACAACACCGTGCGGATCTGCGCGATGCCGCTGCTGCTCGGTTCCGGCATCGACACCTCCGCACTGCGACTCGGCCCGTTGGGCGGCGGCTACGGCAGCCGCGTGCGGTGGTACAACGTGGGCGCACCCACCACCATCGACGCCCACGCCCACCTGCTGGCGCTGTTCCGGGCGGCACGGCGGCACGGCTGCTTCGTCATCCTGTCCAGCTGGGAGTACCAGCAGAGCCCGTTGTTCGCGCTGGATCGGCCCTGGTTCGACGCGATCACGGCGATCGACCCGGAGGACCGCGCCGCGGCGTTGGCCGACGCCTTGGCCGACCTGGTCGACTTCCTGGCCGAGCACGGCTTGGACGACCGCGTGGTGTTCACCGAACTGCACAACGAGGTCCAGGCCGGACACCTCGCCGACGGCCTCGACGGTGATCTCGTGGTCGCCTTGCGCCCCCGTTTGGAACGCGGGATCGCCCGGTTCAAGCAACGCCACCCCGGCCATCCCGTCACCGTCAACTACGCAGGCGTTCCCGTGGGGTCGATGCGCGGCATCCCGCGCACGGTCGACGTGGCCGTGTTCCACCCCTACGTCTACGGCGTGCTGGACGAGCTGCTCGACGCGTTCGCCCTGCGTGACACCACCCGGCCCTTCCCCCAGGAGCGTGCCCACCGCGAACTGCTGCGCCCCGGCGCTCCGGACCTGGACGACTGGCTCCCACCGCAGGAGAACCGCCGGCGGCTGGACGCCACCATCGTCGGCAGGCGAGAGGTGTACGTCCACGACTGGTGCGACCCCGACAAGTGGGACGCGTGGCTCTACGACCGCTACGCCACCCACCGCACCGCCATGCGTCAACAGCTCACGACCTGGATCGACGCCGCCGCCGACTGGGCCGCCAACGCCGACGTGCCGCTGGTGTTCGGCGAGGGCTGGATCGGCTACACACCCCTGCACGGCGCCTTCGAGGAAGGCCCCGTCGGCGCCGCGTTCTGCCGCACCGCCGCGACCGAGGCCGCCCGGGTCGGCGCGTGGGGCTCGGTCGTCTGCTCCAACGCCGCCCCGCACCACCCGATGTGGCACGACGTCGCGCTCCAACTCGAGTGCAACGCCCTGCTCACCCGCTCCTGA
- a CDS encoding ABC transporter substrate-binding protein, with translation MNAARNPFTRRALLRGALGAAAVGALGACGSRSTTPITSGAVDLRIWTHDPGYVTAFTRAAGDPAITSGSAFTFQPRTTSVAPGDIVTRVIAQAVADGNTPDLAGVVIDQFPRVMGSAIAENLFVDLTDTVAPMGDDLLKLAPYSVGGKPYGLDSDNSITVLYYRQDVLAEHGVPEDVATWEELAEHGERLARDKQVSLGMVSVGDNGAIVNGFTQMLLQRGGRVFDESGALVLDSPEAVEVLEFLARGVKSGFLLALPDPYGSACAAALKSGRLAATAMPNWYNAYGLQANVPDQKGRWRMRTLPRFAGGGHLATTLGGTAFTVVKDKPATQAALEFLRRVYLTRDGQVLRYHAGGYLPTLRPLYRDPELLAVQDDYLGGQRVFDVYSAAADDLPLFHQAAGMQVLAAVLGGPVLDALRGRTSPRAAIQAGIAAYRQQAKR, from the coding sequence GTGAACGCGGCGAGGAACCCGTTCACCAGGCGTGCCCTGCTGCGCGGCGCGCTGGGCGCAGCGGCCGTGGGTGCGTTGGGGGCGTGCGGGTCCCGCTCTACGACCCCGATCACCTCGGGCGCGGTGGACCTGCGGATCTGGACCCACGACCCCGGCTACGTCACCGCGTTCACCCGGGCCGCCGGCGACCCGGCCATCACGAGCGGTTCCGCGTTCACCTTCCAGCCCCGGACCACCTCCGTCGCGCCGGGCGACATCGTCACCCGCGTGATCGCCCAGGCCGTGGCCGACGGGAACACCCCGGACCTGGCGGGCGTGGTCATCGACCAGTTCCCCCGGGTCATGGGCTCGGCGATCGCCGAGAACCTGTTCGTGGACCTCACCGACACCGTCGCGCCTATGGGCGACGACCTGCTCAAGCTCGCCCCGTACTCGGTGGGCGGCAAGCCCTACGGCCTGGACTCCGACAACTCGATCACCGTCCTGTACTACCGGCAGGACGTCCTCGCCGAGCACGGCGTGCCCGAGGACGTCGCCACGTGGGAGGAGCTGGCGGAGCACGGCGAGCGGCTGGCCCGCGACAAGCAGGTCAGCCTGGGCATGGTGTCCGTCGGCGACAACGGCGCGATCGTCAACGGCTTCACGCAGATGCTGCTGCAACGCGGCGGCCGGGTGTTCGACGAGTCCGGCGCGCTCGTGCTCGATTCGCCCGAGGCGGTCGAGGTGCTGGAGTTCCTGGCGCGTGGGGTGAAGAGCGGATTCCTGCTGGCGCTGCCCGACCCGTACGGCAGCGCGTGCGCCGCCGCGCTGAAGTCCGGGCGACTCGCCGCGACCGCCATGCCGAACTGGTACAACGCCTACGGGTTGCAAGCCAACGTGCCCGACCAGAAAGGTCGGTGGCGCATGCGCACGCTGCCGAGGTTCGCCGGCGGCGGGCACTTGGCCACCACGCTGGGCGGCACCGCGTTCACCGTGGTCAAGGACAAGCCGGCCACGCAGGCGGCGCTGGAGTTCCTGCGCCGGGTCTACCTGACGCGCGATGGACAGGTGTTGCGCTACCACGCGGGCGGCTACCTGCCGACGCTGCGCCCCCTGTACCGCGACCCCGAACTGCTGGCAGTCCAAGACGACTACCTCGGCGGCCAGCGCGTGTTCGACGTCTACTCCGCGGCGGCCGACGACCTGCCGCTGTTCCACCAGGCCGCGGGCATGCAGGTGCTGGCCGCGGTGCTGGGCGGCCCGGTGCTCGACGCACTGCGAGGACGCACGTCCCCCCGCGCCGCGATCCAGGCGGGTATCGCGGCCTACCGGCAGCAGGCGAAGCGATGA